The genomic interval GTTGATTCGTGCTGTGATGGATGGCAAGTGGGGAGAAAAGAAGATTACAGTTCGTGATCGTGTGCGCTTCGATATTGTTCTGAATCAAGTGCAGCAGCCCGAAGGGATAACTGATTTTGATATGGTTCCGCCTCCTGAACGTAATGGCAAAGCTCTTGATGTGCTTTCCGAGGAGAAGGTTCAGCGGCATAATAGCCGTCTGGAAGAAGGAACGGGCATCCGAAGCAGCTATGAACAAACATTTCTAAGCGAAGCGCAGGCGTCGGATATTGCCGAGGCTGCTGGTCTTCCGCAGGAGCGGGTGTGGGATGTGCTGCGCAAGGCACGGGGAAATAGCCGCGAGATCGCAGCCTTCTTGCAGGAACGCTCCGCTGAATTTGGAGAATGGCCGCTTAAGCTGCTGGAGAGCTTGAACGAGAAGGATCTTTCCGATTCGTTCCGCAAGGATCTTGACGATCATCTCATCGGTTCGCTGTCACAGCGCGGCGAGCTTCCCGAAGACATCTTCTTGCGGTACATCCTTTGTCCGCGAGTGTTATATGAAATGATCGTGCCTTATAAGCATTTTTTCCAAGAGGTGTTCACTGAAGCACAAGTGGCATTGTTCCGGCAAAATGCTGCTGAGCTTGTACGCCATCTGGAGTCAGAGTGGTCGTTGTGGGAGGACCTTCCCAATCTGAAGGGCAGAGGCAACCCAGTTGGTACCTTTAAGATCAAGAAAGGGGATCAGGCTTCTCTCGATATTATGTTTGTGGCGATCTGCCGCAGCATAGGCATTCCAGCACGCTTGCATCCGAGTGAGCAGAAGCCGCAATACATGGCGATGGCTAACGGTGGCTGGCAGGATGCGTTATTTGCAAATCGAGCGATGCAGCAATTGGAGCAGAAGGAAAACGGAAAGCTGCGACTTCTTAAAGATAACGAGTCATCCGATGAAGCTCCAGCAGCTTCGTACTCTGAGAACTTCACGTTCGCCCGGCTGGAGAACGGCATATATAAAACGTTGGTCTACCCTAATGGGAAATCTGATGTATACGATGAGCCGTTCGAACTTGCGCAAGGCAGCTATCGATTGACCACAGGTATTCGGCTAAAAGATGGCACCGCATGCGTTCGCTTTTCCTATTTCGAGCTGGGTGCAGGAGAACAATTGGATATTCCGCTGACTTTCCGAAGTGCGAAGCAAGGTATTCCAGTACTTGGGAAGCTGAACAGAAACGATACGTTTACGATGCTCGATGGTTCAGACCGATCGATTGGTGAGCTTATCGGCATGAATGGGGCAATTGTTGCTTGGCTGGAGCCAGAACGTGAGCCTACCAAACATTTATTCCGTGAACTTAGCGAGCTTGCTGAGCCGTTGAGCGAACTTGGAGCGCCGATTGTGCTTGTCGTAGGTGATTCCGAATGGACGGCATCTTTTGATCCTTCTCGTTATAAGGGGTTGCCTTCGCGTACCGTGTTTGTTCGTGATTCCACTTACGCGTCTTTGCCGGACTATATAGCAGTGCCGCCAGCTAGCGAAGCGGGTTTCCCGCATCTGCTCGTACTGGATAGCCAAGATCAAATTCGTTATACAGCATCAGGATACAAGATCGGTACGGGAAAAGAAGCATTGCAGATTCTCACTAGCATATGGCAGCAGCCAGCGAAACGGAGTGATACGTAATGGCAAGTCGAAAATATATTGTGGCGGGTTATGCATCAGATTCGAAGCTTCCAGACATGACGCGGGAAGATTTAACGAAGCTCACCCATTTGAATGTGGCATTTGGCCATGTGCGCAATGATGAAATTATTACAGAGCATTTGAAAAATATTGATGTTCTTCGCAGGATTAAACACGAGCATCCAGAGCTGACTATTCTATTGTCTGTCGGCGGATGGAGCGCAGGCGGGTTTTCTGAAGCTGCATCTACCGCTGAAGGGAGGAGCCGCTTCGCAGATTCGGCGGTTCGTGTATTAACCAATTTTCCATTCGATGGAGTCGATCTCGACTGGGAATATCCTTGTTATGGTGAAGCGGGCATAGCGTCGAGTCCAGATGATAAGACCAATTTTACTCTGCTGCTCAAAACCATCCGCGAAGCTTTGGACGAGAAGGGCGCAAGTGACGGGAAACATTATTTGCTTACGATTGCAGCAGGCGCGGATCAATATTATGTAGACGGTACGGAAATGGATCAAGTCCAGCAATACTTGGATTTTGTTCAGCTGATGACCTACGATATGCGCGGTGGATTTCAAATTTTAACGGGGCATCATACGAATCTGTATACTCCAACCGGAGATTTATTCCGCATCAGTACGGATGCATCCGTTAATTTGTTCATCCGAGCAGGCGTGCCGAAGGAGAAGATTGTGATAGGCGCGGCGTTTTATACTCGGGTTTGGCATAACGTTCCTAATCGCGCCAATGGGCTTCATCAAATGGCGGGCAGCACAGGCGGATATGGACCGGATTTCACCAAGCTTGCAGCGGAATACATCAATAAAAACAATTATGTTCGATATTGGGACGACGAAGCGAAGGCGCCATACCTCTACGACGGAAGCAGCTTTATCTCTTACGACGACGAACAATCGCTGCATCATAAATGTGAGTATGTGAAAGCAAGTGAGCTTGGCGGCGTAATGTTCTGGGAATACAGCTGCGATGAAACGCACCGTTTGCTCCACGCGATATATGAAGGGCTTAAGGAGTAGCTGGATTGGGAAGTTGCTTAGTGGTATCGGTGCGGCTCTGATGCACAAGAGGAAGTCAGTTTTTCAAAATAAGCCTACTTTCTAGTCCTATTTCCGTGAAAGGTGCATGTTTGTTGAAAATAGGTCTAGATTTTATCGCTATTTTTACTGAATCGACGCATAGTGGGGTATTTGTCGGGTTGTGAGCGGAAATAAGCCTACTTTCTAGTCCTATTTCCGTGAAAGGTGCATGTTTGTTGAAAATAGGTCTAGATTTTATCGCTATTTTTACTGGATCGACGCATAGTGGGGTATTTGGCGGGTTGTGAGCGGAAATAAGCCTACTTTCTAGTCCTATTTCCGCAAAAAGCTCATGTTTGTTGAAAATAGGTCTAGATTCTATCGCTATTTTTACTGAATCGACGCATAGTGGGGTATTTGTCGGGTTGTGGGCGGAAAAGTGTAAGAGGAGGTTGTCCCGTAAGTAAATGACTTTGTGGGGCAACCTCCTCTTTAATCGGCCGATCAAACTTTTCATCAGCGCTAAACCTCGCCGTCTCCCGCACCAAAACCTAGCAATTTCGGCTGGCGAAGCAGGCCCGTATCCGTAAACTCGAGTGCGGTCACCCTGCATGGGAAATGTACGGCAAGCCAGACTACGTCGGATTTCTTCATGCCTTGCGAAAGCGACGGGAAGGGGCAATCTCCCGGGTGGTCATGCATGAACTGGAGCAGCAATTTTTTGGAGGCGTTATCTAGTCCAGAGACATGCCCAATATATTTATTCTCATATTGCAGCACGAGGCTCGACACGAGGCCATCCCTTAATTTCACCCCAACAACGTCCGCGACGATTCGTACTTCCTTCCGTTTCTTGAACCAATCTTTATGGCCTTTGCCCTCGCTGTAAGGACTATCCAGACGCTTCGATATGAGCCCTTCCCACTCCCGCTCGATAAGCCATTCCCATAAGGACTGACCATCATCAAACAAGTCGGTGACGAACAAGCGCGGCGATTTTTCAGGAAACTTGGCAGCAAGCCTGCTGTAACGATCACGGAAGGGAAGGCTGCGCAAATCTTCACCGTTATCATTGAGCATATCAAACATGACGAATAAGAGATCATCTTTGCCTGACCTTTTCTGTATGCCTAGGCGGCTGCGCTGAAAGTTTGGACGAGTGCCGTCAAAATAGACGATTTCACCATCAAGGATGCAAGGCCCAACACGCAGCGGCGACAAGAGAGCTACAATTTCAGGGAATGTGGTATTTCGCGGCTCTACTCGTTTGGAAAATAGTTCAACACCGCCGCTGCCATCTAATCGAGCGAGCGTTCGAACGCCATCCCATTTGATTTGATATCCCCACTCCGAGCCAGTAGGGATATCGGGTGAAGTAACTGGCGCCATGGGCACCTTCGGCAGAGGAAGCAAAGACATCGTGTTCATTATCCGGCATCCTTCGTTTTTCTAGTGGTGCTCTTCCTTTTCTTTGGAGCAGCAGGCGGTGTTTTGGCTGCTTCGAGGGAAGCTTGCAGCGCAGCCATCAAGTCAATGACATTCGTCCGACCAATAGCCGGAGCCGAAACCATATCAACGCTTTCGCCCGCCATTTTATGCTGAATAGCTTCAAGCATGGCAGCCCGGTAATCATCGGTATATTTTTCAGGATGAAACGGTTCAGACAGCTGCTCAATGAGCTGTTTTGCCATTTGCAGTTCCTTTTCATTGACATTAGCAAGCCCAGGCAGGTTAGGCACTTCTGCTAGCGGCCGAATTTCATCTGGATAATGCATCGTCTCCATGCATAAGCAGTTTCCGACAACGCGAATCGCCGCCAAGCTGCTTTTGCTGCGGATCGATATTTTGGCGATGCCGATTTTACCTGTTTGCTTGATCGCTTCAAGCAGCAGTGTATAAGCTCCAGCCCCTGACATGTCGGGCGAGAGGTAATAAGCTTTTTGATAATAGAGAGGATCGATATCCGTTAAATCGACAAAGTCGAGAATTTGAATAACCCGTGCAGATTCAGGCTTTAGCGCTTCAAGCTCCTCTTCATTAAAGAGGACAAACTTGTCCTTCTCGTATTCAAAACCTTTAGCGATATCCTCTGGTTTAACGGCTTCATCGCAGTGAGGACAGGTCTTCACATAGGAAATAGGCATGCCGCAAACCTTATGTATTTGGCGGAAATGAATATCCTTATCTTCTGTTGCTGTAAACATTTTTACAGGCACATGAACCAACCCAAAGCTAATCGCACCTTTCCAAACTGTATGCATACAATCCCCGCCCTGCTTTTTTTCCATAGGATGCGCGCGTTTGGTTAAAGTATACGAGGAATGGACAATCTCACCATATCAAGCCGATAACAAAAAGACCCTTCGCAAGCTCATTTGAACTTGTGAAAGGTCTCTATGCTAACGTTATTTATCGCTTTTTTGCTCGTTTTTGGCAAGCTGCTGCCGAAGCTCTGCATTTTTTGCAGCTAATTGTTTCGTTAAAGCAGCCTGCGAAGCATCAATTCTGGCTACCTCTTCGTTTAATTTCGTAATTTGAGTCATCTTGCTGCTAAGGTCGGTGGGGGAAGAGCTCATTTTGATGTTTTTTTGCAGTTGTTTTATTTTAGAGAGAGCTTTCTCTTTTTTGCTTTTATCGTTGCTGGTTTGCTTCTGCATGTCAGCGATTTCTCTTTTTAAGCGGCTGATAATGGATGTAGTGAAGCTAATGGACATAAGGGCACCTCATAATCGTATAGTGTTGCATCGCCCCATTTTACTATAAATCGCTCGTTTAAGCGAGAAAGAAAGACCCGGAAGAATGCCACCAAAATAAGGTGCTCTCCCGGGTCTCCGTTCATGCAAACGGTTTAGGCTGCTGTTAGTTTATTGATTGAGCTCTTGTTTGTGTTCCTGACTGTCCATGCTGTTCACGCTGTTCATGCTTTTCTTGCGAACGGTCGGTCTAATAAATCGTCCAAGAAGCATAAATAATGGCGAGGTTTCGAGTTCGACAAGATTGAGCATCTCCGCCCAGTTAAAGATGACCAGAAACGGCAGTAATCCAATGGCCAGTATGCCGAATATCAGTCCGACGGAAACATTTCGAAGCATTTTACCAATTGTCATGCTCTCATCTCCAATCTTGCGGATTCTCTCACCTTTACATTATACGCCCCTTCCGAGGCGCCATTCAACCGTACCCTTCAATTGCCGATTATTAAGGAGCATACTTGTGCCAGCAAATCATACTGAAGTATTATTAAACCTTGTACCCCATATCGTGAACTCCGATCAACCTATAGAGCAGCGATCATTCACGGGAAAGGAGCTTATTTTGAAGGTAAAAAGCTTGTACCACAACTATGTCAAAAATAATCTTTTCATGAAAATGATTTTGTTGTTTGCATTGATCACAACAGTGACGATCGTAACCTTTTCGTATTTTATGTTTAATGTCATGTCAGAGTCGATCGTACGCAATGAGCTTGAAAATCAGAAAAAAGCGATTGATAGCGTGAATAGCTACATGGCTCGTAAATTTGAATCGGTGGAGTCCATTATGCTTGATGTGTATCGGAATGAAGCCTTATCCCTTCATCTTACTTACTTTCTTCAAAATCCGTTCGAGGATTACATCAATTATCAATTGGATCAATATGCCTCTTCTATTAATATCGACATGCCGAAGGGGCTGGATTATTTTGAAAATAAGGTTGAAAATGATGCCGATATCGAGAACCTGCTGCTGTACAGCTCGGAAAGGCAGTTTTTGTACGCATACAAGCAGGGGCATGTAACGAAGTTAATATCTACAAATGCAGCACATTCCTATATCCCGGATGCCATGGCGATGGAAGGAAGTAAAGTAACGCTGCCAAATGCATGGGTACGAACGGCAATTGGACAGCAGGATCCAAAGCTATTCGCGATACGTGTCCCCATTACGGACAAAAATACGCTAAAAAACCTAGGACAGCTGCTCGTTTATTTCAACTCAGAACGGATTCAAAAAGCACTTGAGAGCTATAAAGAGCAATTAAAGGGCTACATTCTTGTCCTCGGACCAACAGGGGAAGTGCTCTTCGATTCCTCAGACAACTTTTATGGCAAACGCTACCCTTATATCGATAAAATTGATTCCTTGAATGACACTGTGATGCTTGAGCAGGAATCTTATGTCAAGATGTTCACGCAAACCGAAGCGGGTTATACCGTAGTTGGTGTAGCGCCGAAGGCGGAGGTGGCTGCTGCCTATCAAGGCCTGAAGCACACGATTACATTGATTAGTATCATTTGTATCATTATGGTGCTGCTT from Paenibacillus sp. FSL K6-3182 carries:
- a CDS encoding transglutaminase domain-containing protein encodes the protein MTLQTSVFSLEQASMELIERKFREKQLLAKAREHELFDIFQQPLTDEETWALKYLYAYMPVNDMADYDGTLFLSHVRQTLDIRGKVPWGKRVPDHLFLHFVLPYRVNTENIEDSRGILYSELAERTAHLSMEDAILETNYWCHEKANYIGSDLRTISPLTMIRNARGRCGEESTLAVAALRSIGIPARQVYTPRWAHCDDNHAWVEAWADGQWHYIGACEPEARLDQGWFTPPARRAMLINTRVFANYPGPEDITLADNWFTEINLLEGYAPTRSITVTVKNELNEPVSGANVYFELYNMAEFYPIAELKTNELGEAAFKTGYGDLLIRAVMDGKWGEKKITVRDRVRFDIVLNQVQQPEGITDFDMVPPPERNGKALDVLSEEKVQRHNSRLEEGTGIRSSYEQTFLSEAQASDIAEAAGLPQERVWDVLRKARGNSREIAAFLQERSAEFGEWPLKLLESLNEKDLSDSFRKDLDDHLIGSLSQRGELPEDIFLRYILCPRVLYEMIVPYKHFFQEVFTEAQVALFRQNAAELVRHLESEWSLWEDLPNLKGRGNPVGTFKIKKGDQASLDIMFVAICRSIGIPARLHPSEQKPQYMAMANGGWQDALFANRAMQQLEQKENGKLRLLKDNESSDEAPAASYSENFTFARLENGIYKTLVYPNGKSDVYDEPFELAQGSYRLTTGIRLKDGTACVRFSYFELGAGEQLDIPLTFRSAKQGIPVLGKLNRNDTFTMLDGSDRSIGELIGMNGAIVAWLEPEREPTKHLFRELSELAEPLSELGAPIVLVVGDSEWTASFDPSRYKGLPSRTVFVRDSTYASLPDYIAVPPASEAGFPHLLVLDSQDQIRYTASGYKIGTGKEALQILTSIWQQPAKRSDT
- a CDS encoding Ku protein; translation: MHTVWKGAISFGLVHVPVKMFTATEDKDIHFRQIHKVCGMPISYVKTCPHCDEAVKPEDIAKGFEYEKDKFVLFNEEELEALKPESARVIQILDFVDLTDIDPLYYQKAYYLSPDMSGAGAYTLLLEAIKQTGKIGIAKISIRSKSSLAAIRVVGNCLCMETMHYPDEIRPLAEVPNLPGLANVNEKELQMAKQLIEQLSEPFHPEKYTDDYRAAMLEAIQHKMAGESVDMVSAPAIGRTNVIDLMAALQASLEAAKTPPAAPKKRKSTTRKTKDAG
- a CDS encoding DNA ligase — encoded protein: MNTMSLLPLPKVPMAPVTSPDIPTGSEWGYQIKWDGVRTLARLDGSGGVELFSKRVEPRNTTFPEIVALLSPLRVGPCILDGEIVYFDGTRPNFQRSRLGIQKRSGKDDLLFVMFDMLNDNGEDLRSLPFRDRYSRLAAKFPEKSPRLFVTDLFDDGQSLWEWLIEREWEGLISKRLDSPYSEGKGHKDWFKKRKEVRIVADVVGVKLRDGLVSSLVLQYENKYIGHVSGLDNASKKLLLQFMHDHPGDCPFPSLSQGMKKSDVVWLAVHFPCRVTALEFTDTGLLRQPKLLGFGAGDGEV
- a CDS encoding sensor histidine kinase; this translates as MPANHTEVLLNLVPHIVNSDQPIEQRSFTGKELILKVKSLYHNYVKNNLFMKMILLFALITTVTIVTFSYFMFNVMSESIVRNELENQKKAIDSVNSYMARKFESVESIMLDVYRNEALSLHLTYFLQNPFEDYINYQLDQYASSINIDMPKGLDYFENKVENDADIENLLLYSSERQFLYAYKQGHVTKLISTNAAHSYIPDAMAMEGSKVTLPNAWVRTAIGQQDPKLFAIRVPITDKNTLKNLGQLLVYFNSERIQKALESYKEQLKGYILVLGPTGEVLFDSSDNFYGKRYPYIDKIDSLNDTVMLEQESYVKMFTQTEAGYTVVGVAPKAEVAAAYQGLKHTITLISIICIIMVLLVPTLVVINFAKRTNKIIRFMRKVENGDLSARIQDEKEDELGQISRSFNDMLGELTKHIDRVYKAEIKQKHTELAALQARVNPHFLYNTLEVIRMRAVSQGAKDVGEMIYSLSVLFKSFVQPKGENTLKDELETSRLYLELFRIRYKDKLSYEIHCDQSLASKNIMRMALQPIIENYVVHGLEARRPDNQVKINVRQIEDRIQIQVEDNGRGIAPGRLASIRESMDMLEESGDSFGLRSVHERLKLLYGTEYGVEINSTPGVGTIVTIEFPVLEEAQHV
- a CDS encoding glycoside hydrolase family 18 protein, whose amino-acid sequence is MASRKYIVAGYASDSKLPDMTREDLTKLTHLNVAFGHVRNDEIITEHLKNIDVLRRIKHEHPELTILLSVGGWSAGGFSEAASTAEGRSRFADSAVRVLTNFPFDGVDLDWEYPCYGEAGIASSPDDKTNFTLLLKTIREALDEKGASDGKHYLLTIAAGADQYYVDGTEMDQVQQYLDFVQLMTYDMRGGFQILTGHHTNLYTPTGDLFRISTDASVNLFIRAGVPKEKIVIGAAFYTRVWHNVPNRANGLHQMAGSTGGYGPDFTKLAAEYINKNNYVRYWDDEAKAPYLYDGSSFISYDDEQSLHHKCEYVKASELGGVMFWEYSCDETHRLLHAIYEGLKE